In one window of Juglans regia cultivar Chandler chromosome 3, Walnut 2.0, whole genome shotgun sequence DNA:
- the LOC109007948 gene encoding putative kinase-like protein TMKL1, whose protein sequence is MMNTHMLILVLGLTSTALLVVLILVILFYPKRTVKNGREDMENMDQKYGVEARIEDLITFHGGQDLTISDILDAPGEVVGKSNYGTLYKALMQQSTTLRLLRFLRPVCCARGEEFVDVIQLLGCIRHPNLVPLLGFYAGLRGEKLLVHPFYRRGNLAEFIRDGNGDSHKWAIIYSISIGIAKGLEYLHTEFQKPIIHGNLKSKNILLDCNYQPYISDFGLHLLLNANAGQEMLETLASEGYKAPELIKMRDASEETDIYSLGVILLELLSGKEPINENPTSEEDDFFLPNFMRNAVLGHRIGDLFRPDILLSNNNEDERRVTEERILKSFQLAMTCCSPTHFVRPNIKQVIWKLEDIGK, encoded by the exons ATGATGAACACCCACATGCTCATACTAGTTCTTGGACTAACTTCAACAGCTTTGTTGGTAGTTCTCATACTTGTCATCTTGTTTTACCCCAAAAGAACGGTGAAAAATGGTCGTGAAGATATGGAAAACATGGACCAGAAATATGGAGTTGAGGCTCGGATAGAGGACTTGATCACTTTCCATGGTGGGCAGGACCTGACAATAAGTGACATTCTGGATGCTCCGGGCGAAGTGGTAGGAAAGTCCAACTATGGCACGCTGTATAAGGCCTTAATGCAGCAGAGCACCACGTTGAGGCTGCTGAGGTTTCTGAGGCCAGTTTGCTGTGCCAGAGGTGAGGAATTTGTTGATGTGATTCAGCTTCTGGGATGCATAAGGCATCCCAACTTGGTGCCTCTTCTAGGATTCTATGCAGGGCTGAGGGGAGAGAAGCTTCTTGTTCATCCGTTTTACAGGCGCGGCAATCTGGCTGAATTCATTCGAG ATGGAAACGGTGACTCTCACAAATGGGCCATCATTTATAGCATCTCAATTGGTATAGCCAAGGGTTTGGAATATCTCCATACAGAATTCCAGAAGCCCATAATCCATGGAAACCTCAAGTCTAAAAACATACTTTTGGATTGCAATTACCAACCATACATCTCAGACTTTGGCCTTCACCTTCTGCTGAATGCTAATGCTGGCCAAGAAATGCTTGAAACTTTAGCATCCGAGGGCTACAAAGCTCCTGAGTTAATCAAAATGAGAGATGCAAGCGAAGAGACTGATATCTATAGCCTTGGGGTAATCTTACTTGAACTGCTTTCAGGGAAGGAACCGATCAATGAGAACCCAACTTCTGAGGAGGATGATTTCTTTCTGCCTAACTTCATGAGAAACGCGGTCCTTGGACATAGGATCGGAGACTTATTTCGTCCAGACATACTTCTCAGCAACAACAATGAAGATGAGCGCCGGGTTACTGAAGAACGCATTCTCAAATCCTTTCAGCTTGCTATGACTTGTTGTTCTCCTACTCATTTTGTCAGGCCCAATATCAAGCAAGTCATCTGGAAGCTTGAAGATATAGGAAAATAA